The Plutella xylostella chromosome 12, ilPluXylo3.1, whole genome shotgun sequence genome includes a window with the following:
- the LOC105383295 gene encoding uncharacterized protein LOC105383295: MNAYYLEKPQQQRLWRVLATTMHATSTLDQRLWGYRAPHKMIFLISYVFQYFGPVAMVSQIAYAYINFDHMASSQIEAMLIMIGLNILVVTKVFSSKLEAYTTVMKNFMNEIHLFHHQTDEYSKQKLISREKYTRWTAGTLAVCISADIILYCAVPIYHNIRNKEFIANKTAILQTSIYLVMPFDYGYNYKNWLIMHCINTYSTTVAGYLLIVFDVVNYAIVFHVIGHIEILKHKMAVFSDAVKSLNEREVRNKLIEMIQYHAFVMKSFKEVQEAYGINVSVNYGFNLVMDSFFLFEIMSKDKVTAVIYTLMFSVFMGGLVLMSFILEEIRKKTDGLSDMVYSLPWETMSLSNQKMMILILARVQPQVSFVGAGGMRTGVQPMIGIMKSTFSYYVMLKKKV; encoded by the exons ATGAACGCATACTactt AGAGAAGCCCCAGCAGCAGCGTCTGTGGCGCGTGCTGGCGACCACCATGCACGCCACCTCCACCCTCGACCAGCGCCTGTGGGGCTACCGCGCGCCGCACAAGATGAtcttcctcatcagctacGTGTTCCAGTACTTCGGCCCCGTCGCCATGGTCTCGCAAATTGCTTATGCTTATATTAATTTTGACCACATGGCCTCGAGTCAAATTGAAGCCATGTTGATAATGATAGGTTTGAATATTCTTGTTGtg aCAAAAGTGTTTTCATCCAAACTAGAAGCATACACCACGGTTATGAAAAATTTCATGAACGAGATCCACCTTTTTCATCACCAAACTGATGAATACTCCAAGCAG AAGCTAATTTCACGCGAGAAGTACACTCGCTGGACCGCCGGCACCCTCGCCGTGTGCATCAGCGCAGACATCATCCTGTACTGCGCCGTGCCCATCTACCACAACATACGGAACAAAGAGTTCATCGCCAACAAAACTGCCATCTTACAGACCAGCATTTACTTAGTCATGCCATTCGACTACGGATACAACTATAAAAACTGGCTCATTATGCACTGCATCAACACCTACAGTACCACTGTCGCCGGCTACTTGTTAATAGTCTTCGATGTCGTGAATTACGCCATCGTGTTTCATGTCATCGGCCATATTGAAATCCTCAAGCATAAAATGGCTGTGTTTTCTGATGCAGTGAAATCCTTAAACGAGCGCGAAGTCAGAAATAAACTCATTGAGATGATACAGTATCATGCTTTTGTAATGAA gtcaTTTAAGGAAGTGCAAGAAGCCTACGGAATAAACGTTTCAGTTAATTACGGTTTTAATTTAGTAATGGACAGTTTCTTTCTGTTTGAGATTATGtctaaa GACAAGGTGACAGCTGTGATCTACACCCTCATGTTCTCCGTATTCATGGGGGGTCTCGTACTGATGTCATTTATTTTAGAGGAAATCCGTAAGAAG ACCGATGGCCTAAGCGACATGGTATACAGCCTGCCCTGGGAGACGATGTCGCTGTCCAACCAGAAGATGATGATCCTGATCCTGGCGCGGGTGCAGCCGCAGGTGTCCTTCGTCGGCGCCGGCGGCATGCGGACCGGCGTGCAGCCCATGATCGGG aTAATGAAATCTACATTTTCATACTACGTCATGTTGAAGAAAAAAGTTTGA
- the LOC105393511 gene encoding probable protein S-acyltransferase 23 isoform X2, with the protein MAAEEPLPPCSPLSPDAPQAPPRPLGYIYQQSDLHELIFEAVRSGEVCEIERLVEKLGVEVLSARDPHGYTPAHWAALDGSVAVMRYLVERNAPLDLSCLGTQGPRPIHWACRKGHASVVQVLLQSGVAVNAADFKGLTPLMTACMYGKTATAAYLLGMGAATRLSDINGDTALHWAAYKGHADLVRLLIYSGVPLHCTDNFGSTPLHLACLSGNLTCVRLLCEKVKAELEPRDKNGKTPLMLAQSHRHAEVVKLLQKEMKRKSHWIPPLSELWAMLFGGAGESKGPLLLFLGSVLLWGYPMYIIRCVPLTWNTHRLSHYCFLYWNAIMWLSWVIANRRDPGYIPQNSETYYRAIRQIPYYDKWKKRNVILSRLCHTCRCLRPLRAKHCRICKRCVAYFDHHCPFIYNCVGLRNRMWFFLFVMSVAINCSFSIYFACYCLLLEGFGLMYVLGMIEAVTFCALGWMLTCTSILHACMNLTTNEMFNYKRYPYLRDKRGRYQNPFSRGPLMNLFEFFICMPDRCDEQDLFHEEGI; encoded by the exons ATGGCGGCGGAGGAGCCCCTCCCCCCCTGCTCCCCGCTGTCCCCGGACGCCCCGCAAGCCCCGCCGAGGCCGCTGGGCTACATCTACCAGCAGTCCGACCTGCATGAGCTCATCTTTGAGGCTGTGCGGTCTGG GGAAGTATGCGAGATCGAGCGCCTAGTGGAGAAGCTAGGAGTGGAGGTGCTGAGCGCGCGCGACCCGCACGGCTACACGCCGGCGCACTGGGCCGCGCTGGACGGCAGCGTGGCCGTGATGAGGTACCTGGTCGAGAGGAACGCGCCGCTCGACCTGTCCTGCTTGGGAACTCAG GGTCCCCGTCCTATCCACTGGGCTTGCCGCAAGGGACACGCTTCTGTTGTTCAAGTCCTGCTCCAATCTGGTGTCGCCGTTAATGCTGCTGATTTTAAAG GGTTGACACCTCTGATGACAGCATGCATGTACGGCAAGACCGCCACGGCAGCTTACCTCCTCGGCATGGGGGCAGCCACCAGACTGTCAGACATCAACGGAGACACAGCCCTGCACTGGGCCGCGTACAAAGGCCACGCTGACCTGGTCCGGCTGCTCATCTACTCAGGGGTGCCACTGCACTGTACAGACAACTTCGGCTCCACACCGCTACATCTGGCGTGCTTGTCCGGAAACCTTACTTGTGTGAGGCTGCTGTGTGAGAAG GTGAAAGCGGAGCTAGAGCCTCGTGACAAGAACGGCAAGACGCCACTGATGCTGGCGCAGAGCCACCGCCACGCCGAGGTGGTGAAGCTGCTACAGAAGGAGATGAAGAGGAAGTCCCACTGGATCCCGCCGCTGTCGGAGCTGTGGGCCATGCTGTTCGGCGGCGCTGGCGAGTCGAAAGGACCACTGCTATTGTTCTTAGGCTCTGTATTGTTGTGGGGCTATCCGATGTACATTATTCGG TGTGTCCCACTAACATGGAACACGCACCGCCTATCGCATTACTGCTTCCTGTACTGGAACGCAATCATGTGGCTGAGCTGGGTGATTGCTAACCGCAGGGATCCAGGCTACATTCCACAGAATAGTGAGACTTATTACCGAGCAATAAGGCAGATACCGTATTACGACAAGTGGAAGAAAAGGAATGTCATTTTGTCCAGACTTTGCCACACTTGCCGCTGCTTGAGGCCTTTGAG GGCGAAACACTGCCGCATCTGCAAGCGCTGCGTGGCCTACTTCGACCACCACTGCCCGTTCATCTATAACTGCGTCGGGCTCCGCAACCGCATGTGGTTCTTCCTCTTCGTCATGAGCGTGGCCATCAACTGCTCCTTCTCCATCTACTTCGCGTGTTACTGCCTGCTGCTGGAGGGCTTCGGCCTTATGTATGTGCTGGGCATGATCGAGGCGGTCACCTTCTGCGCGCTGGGTTGGATGCTCACGTGCACTTCT ATCCTGCACGCCTGCATGAACCTGACGACCAACGAGATGTTCAACTACAAGCGCTACCCGTACCTGCGCGACAAGCGGGGCCGCTACCAGAACCCGTTCTCCCGCGGCCCGCTCATGAACCTCTTCGAGTTCTTCATCTGCATGCCAGACCGGTGCGACGAGCAGGACCTCTTCCACGAGGAGGGCATATGA
- the LOC105393511 gene encoding probable protein S-acyltransferase 23 isoform X1: MLKVYPSPGAARGVWALPQPPPCSMAAEEPLPPCSPLSPDAPQAPPRPLGYIYQQSDLHELIFEAVRSGEVCEIERLVEKLGVEVLSARDPHGYTPAHWAALDGSVAVMRYLVERNAPLDLSCLGTQGPRPIHWACRKGHASVVQVLLQSGVAVNAADFKGLTPLMTACMYGKTATAAYLLGMGAATRLSDINGDTALHWAAYKGHADLVRLLIYSGVPLHCTDNFGSTPLHLACLSGNLTCVRLLCEKVKAELEPRDKNGKTPLMLAQSHRHAEVVKLLQKEMKRKSHWIPPLSELWAMLFGGAGESKGPLLLFLGSVLLWGYPMYIIRCVPLTWNTHRLSHYCFLYWNAIMWLSWVIANRRDPGYIPQNSETYYRAIRQIPYYDKWKKRNVILSRLCHTCRCLRPLRAKHCRICKRCVAYFDHHCPFIYNCVGLRNRMWFFLFVMSVAINCSFSIYFACYCLLLEGFGLMYVLGMIEAVTFCALGWMLTCTSILHACMNLTTNEMFNYKRYPYLRDKRGRYQNPFSRGPLMNLFEFFICMPDRCDEQDLFHEEGI; the protein is encoded by the exons ATGTTGAAA GTGTACCCAAGCccgggggcggcgcgcggcgtgTGGGCGCTGCCGCAGCCGCCCCCCTGCTCCATGGCGGCGGAGGAGCCCCTCCCCCCCTGCTCCCCGCTGTCCCCGGACGCCCCGCAAGCCCCGCCGAGGCCGCTGGGCTACATCTACCAGCAGTCCGACCTGCATGAGCTCATCTTTGAGGCTGTGCGGTCTGG GGAAGTATGCGAGATCGAGCGCCTAGTGGAGAAGCTAGGAGTGGAGGTGCTGAGCGCGCGCGACCCGCACGGCTACACGCCGGCGCACTGGGCCGCGCTGGACGGCAGCGTGGCCGTGATGAGGTACCTGGTCGAGAGGAACGCGCCGCTCGACCTGTCCTGCTTGGGAACTCAG GGTCCCCGTCCTATCCACTGGGCTTGCCGCAAGGGACACGCTTCTGTTGTTCAAGTCCTGCTCCAATCTGGTGTCGCCGTTAATGCTGCTGATTTTAAAG GGTTGACACCTCTGATGACAGCATGCATGTACGGCAAGACCGCCACGGCAGCTTACCTCCTCGGCATGGGGGCAGCCACCAGACTGTCAGACATCAACGGAGACACAGCCCTGCACTGGGCCGCGTACAAAGGCCACGCTGACCTGGTCCGGCTGCTCATCTACTCAGGGGTGCCACTGCACTGTACAGACAACTTCGGCTCCACACCGCTACATCTGGCGTGCTTGTCCGGAAACCTTACTTGTGTGAGGCTGCTGTGTGAGAAG GTGAAAGCGGAGCTAGAGCCTCGTGACAAGAACGGCAAGACGCCACTGATGCTGGCGCAGAGCCACCGCCACGCCGAGGTGGTGAAGCTGCTACAGAAGGAGATGAAGAGGAAGTCCCACTGGATCCCGCCGCTGTCGGAGCTGTGGGCCATGCTGTTCGGCGGCGCTGGCGAGTCGAAAGGACCACTGCTATTGTTCTTAGGCTCTGTATTGTTGTGGGGCTATCCGATGTACATTATTCGG TGTGTCCCACTAACATGGAACACGCACCGCCTATCGCATTACTGCTTCCTGTACTGGAACGCAATCATGTGGCTGAGCTGGGTGATTGCTAACCGCAGGGATCCAGGCTACATTCCACAGAATAGTGAGACTTATTACCGAGCAATAAGGCAGATACCGTATTACGACAAGTGGAAGAAAAGGAATGTCATTTTGTCCAGACTTTGCCACACTTGCCGCTGCTTGAGGCCTTTGAG GGCGAAACACTGCCGCATCTGCAAGCGCTGCGTGGCCTACTTCGACCACCACTGCCCGTTCATCTATAACTGCGTCGGGCTCCGCAACCGCATGTGGTTCTTCCTCTTCGTCATGAGCGTGGCCATCAACTGCTCCTTCTCCATCTACTTCGCGTGTTACTGCCTGCTGCTGGAGGGCTTCGGCCTTATGTATGTGCTGGGCATGATCGAGGCGGTCACCTTCTGCGCGCTGGGTTGGATGCTCACGTGCACTTCT ATCCTGCACGCCTGCATGAACCTGACGACCAACGAGATGTTCAACTACAAGCGCTACCCGTACCTGCGCGACAAGCGGGGCCGCTACCAGAACCCGTTCTCCCGCGGCCCGCTCATGAACCTCTTCGAGTTCTTCATCTGCATGCCAGACCGGTGCGACGAGCAGGACCTCTTCCACGAGGAGGGCATATGA